Within Mycobacterium botniense, the genomic segment ACTTCGTCCGGATGCAGCTCACGCTCTATCCTGTCCGCGAGAATTCCTGTTCCGCAGCCTATATCGGCGATTCTGCGAGGTTGATGCACGCGCAGTTGCGTAATCACCTCGTCGTGCGGGGGACGGTAGACCCAGCGCTGCAGAAAAGGAAGGTCGTAGACCGGCGCGGCAAAACCCCAGATCCGCGTCACCGCACCATTAAGGCCACGCCGTCTAGGTGCGGTCATCGCGCAGTCATCACTAAGGCGCAGGAGGCGTTGTGCAGTCCCGCCGTCGAAGTGCTGTGGTGCCGGCTTGCCGTCACAGAGCCCGGCCGCCTTCCACCCCGGGCACGTCACCCGGCCGTTTCATGTAGACGCTGACACGCGAGATGAGCCCGGCATTGTTCCGCTCGAAGCGGATGCATTCCGGGTAGGCCGTGGGAACGGCGTTGATCTCGAAGGTCTCGGTCAATTCGACGTAGCATAGCCGCTCACTCACATGCGAGATGCGCTGCACCGTCAACCGGTAGCCCGGAAGACGGGAGAAAACATCGCGCAGGAAAGCGATGTAGGGCTGTTTGCCCTCAACGATGTCGCAAAACGGCCCGTCACGGACCAGGCCCTTGTCTACCATCGTGGTGGCAAGACCGTCCCAGTCGTTGGCGCTCAGGCATCTCAGATAACGTTCGATGACATTGTCAGCGGCTGCAATCACCTCAGCCATCACGCCTCCTCATCAGCGCCTCGCGAATCGCTCGACAGCACTACCGTAAGCCCGGTGCACCAGATGGGGCAGTCACCGCGATCCATTGCCCGGTTCGCCTGTCACACTCGTATCACGTAACCCGTCGGGTGGTGCAGCTGATGAGAGGACAACACGATGGCTGCTATCGATGACCT encodes:
- a CDS encoding nuclear transport factor 2 family protein — its product is MAEVIAAADNVIERYLRCLSANDWDGLATTMVDKGLVRDGPFCDIVEGKQPYIAFLRDVFSRLPGYRLTVQRISHVSERLCYVELTETFEINAVPTAYPECIRFERNNAGLISRVSVYMKRPGDVPGVEGGRAL